The following coding sequences are from one Haploplasma axanthum window:
- a CDS encoding signal peptidase II → MLLGYLLIFGLIGFDQIIKLVSILASGGNESYMKIIIPNVFEFHYIINRGASFGMLNGKQSLFAIITIVALCIFGYLFTHIDFKKKRVYSLSVVLLIAGTFGNAIDRLFRDGGVVDMINMPILNNILSKVGIAPFIFNVADVYMNVAIVLFIIDILFLEGKREKENGKNIEEITTE, encoded by the coding sequence ATGTTATTAGGTTATTTATTGATCTTTGGATTAATTGGATTTGATCAAATCATAAAACTAGTAAGCATTTTAGCTTCAGGTGGAAATGAATCTTATATGAAAATAATAATTCCAAATGTTTTTGAGTTCCATTATATTATTAATAGAGGTGCATCATTTGGAATGTTAAATGGAAAACAATCATTGTTTGCAATAATAACAATTGTTGCTTTATGTATCTTTGGATACTTATTTACACATATAGATTTTAAGAAAAAAAGAGTATATTCACTCTCAGTTGTTTTGTTAATTGCTGGAACATTTGGAAATGCAATTGATAGACTTTTTAGAGATGGTGGAGTAGTTGATATGATTAATATGCCAATTTTAAATAATATTTTAAGTAAAGTTGGTATTGCACCATTTATATTTAATGTAGCGGATGTTTATATGAATGTTGCTATTGTATTATTTATTATTGATATACTGTTTTTAGAAGGAAAAAGAGAAAAAGAAAATGGAAAAAACATTGAAGAAATTACAACTGAATAA
- a CDS encoding S16 family serine protease, with protein sequence MLKILNKYKKWIIIFSFAYVYIVFMLIAPSGYSAITPGEVMKTANVYKIEGKEFENDINTVAVYSWQKISIFQKWLIEDNKNYDFFTESEYEKSLSRNELSLRGKISHDSSNNNAIITAYTYANKVNSNVTIDYSLEGLSVYGTNNPDLKIGDLIIGINDSKFNNNDYISFLNNLEILNENYLTVIDTNKDYSFNVLRNKEEIKINVKNNQRIQFYPNYKINSATPSYNGTKDQGNVGGPSGGMIQTLAIYTSLLDIKFDNLKIAGTGTIEMDSNSTVGKIGGLPQKFITIKKAKVDLFIVPESQYNEIKEQVSKQTNVEVVTVSSFEDVITKVINVRGNK encoded by the coding sequence ATGTTAAAAATCCTAAATAAATATAAGAAATGGATTATAATTTTTAGTTTTGCATACGTATATATTGTCTTTATGCTGATTGCTCCAAGTGGATATAGTGCAATAACACCTGGAGAAGTAATGAAGACTGCTAATGTATATAAGATTGAAGGAAAAGAATTTGAAAATGATATAAATACTGTTGCTGTTTATAGTTGGCAAAAAATATCTATTTTTCAAAAATGGCTAATTGAAGATAATAAAAACTATGATTTTTTTACTGAAAGTGAATATGAAAAGAGTCTATCACGCAATGAATTATCATTACGTGGTAAGATTTCTCATGATAGTTCTAATAATAATGCAATTATAACAGCTTATACTTATGCTAATAAAGTTAATTCAAATGTTACAATTGATTATAGTTTAGAAGGTCTAAGTGTTTATGGAACAAATAATCCGGATTTAAAAATTGGTGATTTAATTATTGGGATTAATGATAGTAAATTTAATAATAATGATTATATAAGTTTTTTAAATAATCTTGAAATCTTAAATGAAAACTACTTAACAGTGATAGATACAAATAAAGACTATAGTTTTAATGTTTTAAGAAATAAAGAAGAGATTAAGATAAATGTTAAAAATAATCAGAGAATTCAATTTTATCCAAATTATAAAATTAATAGTGCGACACCATCCTATAATGGAACTAAGGATCAAGGAAATGTAGGTGGCCCAAGTGGTGGGATGATTCAAACACTTGCAATCTATACTTCACTTTTAGATATAAAGTTTGATAATCTAAAAATTGCAGGAACAGGAACAATTGAAATGGATTCAAATTCAACTGTTGGTAAAATTGGTGGGTTGCCACAAAAGTTTATTACTATAAAAAAAGCTAAAGTCGATTTATTTATAGTTCCTGAAAGCCAATATAATGAAATCAAAGAACAAGTATCTAAACAAACAAATGTTGAAGTTGTTACTGTCTCAAGTTTTGAAGATGTAATTACGAAAGTTATTAATGTAAGAGGTAATAAATAA
- a CDS encoding deoxycytidylate deaminase, whose amino-acid sequence MKRSEYLSWEEYFMGVASLSAQRSKDPNTQVGACIVNDEKRIISIGYNGFPRGASDDTFPWEKEGGVVDTKYAYVVHAEANAILNARTTVSGSTVYVTLFPCHECTKLIIQSGIKEIVYASNKYKNTESHKAALKMLDAAGVKYRQMEFGEIIYVKNPK is encoded by the coding sequence ATGAAGCGAAGCGAGTATCTATCTTGGGAAGAATATTTTATGGGAGTAGCAAGTTTATCTGCTCAAAGAAGTAAAGATCCAAATACACAAGTTGGTGCATGTATTGTTAATGATGAAAAACGAATTATTAGTATTGGATACAATGGTTTCCCAAGAGGAGCAAGTGATGATACATTTCCTTGGGAAAAAGAAGGTGGAGTTGTTGATACTAAATATGCGTATGTTGTTCATGCAGAAGCAAATGCTATCTTAAATGCACGAACTACTGTTTCAGGTTCAACAGTTTATGTAACATTATTTCCATGTCATGAATGTACAAAATTAATAATTCAAAGTGGAATTAAAGAAATTGTTTATGCATCAAACAAGTATAAAAATACTGAGTCACATAAAGCTGCTTTAAAAATGTTAGATGCAGCAGGTGTTAAATACCGCCAAATGGAGTTTGGAGAGATTATTTATGTTAAAAATCCTAAATAA